One Candidatus Schekmanbacteria bacterium DNA segment encodes these proteins:
- a CDS encoding CoA transferase, which translates to MSQLLKGIRVLDLTRVISGPYCAMVLGDLGADVIKIEQPDGGDPSRQLGPPFKDGESGYFMSINRNKKSLTLNLKDEKGLKIFHDLVKVSDVVLENYRAGVADKLKIGYSDLKKINPNLIYCSITAFGSNGPYKDIPGYDLTMQAISGEISITGEPDGTLAKMGVPMGDLGGSFFGIAGILAALYAREKDGKGRHIDIGLFDTQLAMLCYHQSPYFIEGRRDKKPEGTAHPNIVPYKMYQTKDIKIVVAILGENFWVKLCGLLGIPEIAKDPRFDRNEKRAKNRAELEPVLQQAFLKKSGREIVKLFYAEGIPGAPVNSIAEALEEPQVEARNMIVTVKHPKCGDVKVIGSPIKIEGVKEQYSPPPMLGEHNENILHEVLHYPEAKIKKLKDEGVI; encoded by the coding sequence AGGGTAATATCAGGACCTTACTGCGCAATGGTTCTAGGTGATCTTGGTGCCGATGTAATTAAAATTGAACAGCCTGATGGAGGCGACCCATCACGCCAGCTTGGCCCTCCTTTCAAAGATGGCGAGAGCGGTTATTTCATGAGCATTAACCGCAATAAAAAAAGCCTTACCCTTAACCTGAAAGATGAAAAAGGGCTTAAAATATTTCACGATCTTGTAAAGGTCTCAGATGTTGTGCTTGAAAATTACAGAGCCGGCGTAGCAGACAAGCTTAAAATAGGTTACTCAGATCTTAAAAAAATAAATCCAAATCTAATTTACTGTTCAATAACAGCTTTTGGAAGCAATGGCCCGTACAAGGATATTCCGGGTTATGATCTTACCATGCAGGCGATAAGCGGCGAGATAAGCATAACAGGCGAACCAGACGGAACGCTTGCAAAAATGGGTGTGCCGATGGGAGATTTAGGTGGCTCATTCTTTGGCATAGCCGGGATTTTAGCTGCACTTTATGCCAGGGAGAAAGATGGGAAAGGGCGCCATATTGACATTGGCCTTTTTGATACCCAGCTTGCAATGCTCTGCTATCATCAGTCTCCGTATTTTATTGAAGGAAGAAGGGATAAAAAACCTGAAGGAACTGCTCATCCAAACATAGTTCCTTACAAAATGTATCAGACGAAAGACATAAAAATAGTTGTTGCCATACTTGGTGAAAACTTCTGGGTCAAACTTTGCGGGCTACTCGGGATTCCGGAAATTGCAAAAGATCCAAGGTTTGACAGAAACGAAAAAAGAGCCAAAAACAGGGCGGAACTCGAACCTGTTTTACAACAGGCTTTTCTTAAGAAAAGCGGCAGAGAAATAGTTAAGCTTTTCTATGCTGAAGGCATCCCGGGGGCTCCTGTTAACTCCATAGCTGAAGCCCTTGAAGAACCGCAGGTTGAGGCAAGAAACATGATTGTTACAGTAAAACATCCCAAATGCGGAGACGTTAAAGTTATAGGGTCGCCTATAAAAATTGAAGGCGTAAAAGAACAATATTCTCCTCCTCCCATGCTTGGTGAGCATAATGAAAATATACTTCACGAAGTTCTTCATTATCCTGAGGCCAAGATAAAAAAGCTTAAAGATGAAGGAGTTATCTGA
- a CDS encoding flavodoxin family protein, with product MKPVKFSEEAEEVLETIIAVTPSIVRATWKERISTHAQSKAALEGRKAISRDDILKSAKEVMPSGFGPLFLKMMSPEKFKELSKSGVEGYRAAARRWVKINVKVNTAGKKTITRRSEKPYILSICGSPRKGGNTDLLVKKINEGAELAGARCETIYLHNKKIGYCIGCRKCREEGSRIEDFCVIKDDMTEIYKKLCEADGIVIGYPIYTARESAQTATFWDRLDCWSNAYNRERFGGRKPGILVMSWAWFEPDTYMDQMEGMLMLMSLRNIEPVAAVTASGCRGTAHGRGVVVQDEKGMNKVFNVGKKLAQIIKS from the coding sequence ATGAAACCGGTTAAATTTTCAGAAGAAGCAGAAGAAGTACTCGAGACAATAATAGCAGTTACACCTTCAATTGTTCGCGCGACATGGAAGGAAAGAATATCCACCCATGCACAGAGCAAGGCAGCGCTCGAAGGCCGCAAGGCAATTAGCAGGGATGATATTCTAAAATCAGCAAAGGAGGTTATGCCTTCAGGTTTTGGACCGCTTTTTCTTAAAATGATGTCTCCCGAGAAGTTCAAAGAGCTCTCCAAAAGCGGAGTAGAAGGTTACAGGGCAGCAGCAAGGAGATGGGTAAAAATAAATGTAAAGGTAAACACTGCCGGAAAGAAAACTATTACCAGGAGATCAGAAAAGCCCTATATACTTTCCATATGTGGCAGCCCAAGAAAAGGAGGGAACACAGACCTTCTTGTTAAAAAAATAAACGAAGGAGCTGAGCTGGCCGGAGCAAGGTGTGAAACAATCTATCTTCACAACAAAAAAATCGGCTATTGTATTGGTTGCAGAAAGTGCAGGGAGGAAGGTTCAAGAATCGAAGATTTTTGCGTAATTAAAGATGACATGACTGAAATCTATAAAAAGCTCTGCGAGGCAGATGGAATTGTTATAGGATATCCCATATACACTGCCCGTGAATCAGCCCAGACCGCGACTTTCTGGGACAGGCTCGACTGCTGGAGTAATGCTTATAACAGGGAACGGTTCGGAGGGAGAAAACCCGGTATCCTAGTAATGTCGTGGGCTTGGTTTGAGCCGGATACTTACATGGATCAGATGGAAGGAATGTTGATGCTTATGAGTTTGCGCAATATCGAACCTGTTGCTGCTGTCACAGCATCAGGCTGCCGTGGCACGGCTCATGGAAGAGGTGTTGTGGTTCAGGATGAAAAAGGAATGAATAAGGTTTTTAATGTAGGGAAGAAACTCGCTCAAATAATAAAAAGCTGA
- a CDS encoding pyridoxamine 5'-phosphate oxidase family protein → MSVEMTKAEITKLLNKKREGTLLLVDGERPYGIVCWYIFDGENIRIGIIPQGRKFTCIKRNAHAAFSVWDADENGWCSVFIEGKIRQIRDIKELEESLKLASDKYGVPQAYMDRQIAVTKEHPDKSMSFIIDTETIAGRKAG, encoded by the coding sequence ATGTCCGTTGAAATGACAAAAGCAGAAATAACAAAGCTCCTCAATAAAAAGAGAGAGGGAACCCTTCTTCTTGTTGATGGAGAGCGTCCGTATGGCATAGTTTGCTGGTATATTTTTGATGGTGAGAATATAAGAATAGGTATTATTCCTCAGGGAAGGAAATTTACCTGTATCAAAAGAAACGCACATGCCGCATTTAGTGTCTGGGATGCAGATGAAAACGGATGGTGTTCTGTTTTCATTGAAGGAAAAATCAGACAGATAAGGGATATTAAAGAGCTTGAGGAAAGTCTTAAACTCGCTTCAGATAAATATGGAGTACCACAAGCATATATGGATCGCCAGATAGCGGTTACTAAAGAGCATCCGGACAAATCAATGAGTTTTATTATTGATACTGAAACTATAGCAGGTCGCAAAGCTGGCTGA